A single genomic interval of Trichosurus vulpecula isolate mTriVul1 chromosome 6, mTriVul1.pri, whole genome shotgun sequence harbors:
- the LOC118854718 gene encoding probable E3 ubiquitin-protein ligase TRIML1, giving the protein MDARALIENLKADLTCSICLGYFTDPVTVKCGHSFCTECLFQWEKGADGTLTCPECRGVIKDSDLVPNRNLQNLSITTKILRPHLLKSMVGLTTCDQHWEKEKFFCEEDQRVLCDSCLLAQEHKDHQVLPLDTAADKGKDKLQKIRTLLQKKEEKFKTALGKVRKRETHYKEDAYTMKQSIISEYKKMHQFLWDEEYQYLQRLDEESRDNLFKLEESKANLSRQIQNLQQMILEVKDNLDKVPVEMLQGMMGTLKRSEESLLQEPELVSPPWLTFPITGLREVLRTFQTDITLDPESANPHLILSGDLKSVQYGNVPQDLPDNKDRFDCVLAILGAQTFTSGKHYWEVQVGDKTEWELGICKDSVSRKGKLSSSSEDVRTIVGCTWGNYFLLWNSQMGSQTSLPIQKVGIFLDYEKGHIAFYDVTEGSLIHSFSNIAFEGPLRPYFSLCLPNKESRPGSLTICTGE; this is encoded by the coding sequence ATGGATGCAAGAGCCTTAATTGAAAACCTCAAAGCAGATCTCACTTGCTCTATCTGCCTGGGTTACTTCACTGACCCAGTGACTGTCAAATGTGGCCATAGCTTTTGTACAGAGTGTCTTTTCCAGTGGGAGAAGGGAGCTGATGGAACCTTAACATGCCCAGAGTGCAGAGGAGTCATCAAAGATAGTGACTTGGTGCCCAACAGGAACCTGCAGAATCTGTCCATCACTACCAAAATCCTCAGACCTCATTTGCTGAAGAGCATGGTGGGCCTGACTACTTGTGATCAacactgggaaaaagagaaattcttcTGTGAGGAAGACCAGAGGGTCCTCTGTGATTCCTGTTTATTAGCCCAAGAGCACAAGGATCACCAAGTGCTTCCCTTGGACACAGCTGCTGACAAGGGCAAGGACAAGCTCCAGAAGATACGAACTCTCttacagaaaaaagaagagaaatttaaaaCTGCATTAGGCaaagtgagaaaaagagagacacacTATAAGGAGGATGCCTACACTATGAAACAGTCCATTATTTCTGAATATAAGAAGATGCACCAGTTCTTATGGGATGAAGAATATCAATACTTGCAAAGACTGGATGAGGAATCCAGAGACAACCTGTTCAAACTGGAGGAGAGCAAGGCCAACCTGTCCCGACAAATCCAGAATCTACAGCAAATGATTTTAGAAGTAAAGGACAATTTGGACAAGGTGCCTGTGGAAATGCTCCAGGGCATGATGGGCACTTTGAAAAGGAGTGAGGAGTCACTTCTTCAAGAACCAGAGCTTGTTTCCCCTCCCTGGCTCACCTTCCCCATCACAGGCTTGAGAGAAGTGCTCAGGACTTTCCAGACAGATATAACTCTTGATCCTGAATCAGCCAATCCTCATCTCATCCTGTCTGGAGATTTGAAGAGTGTCCAGTATGGAAATGTCCCTCAGGACCTGCCTGACAATAAAGACAGATTTGACTGTGTTCTTGCTATTTTAGGGGCCCAGACCTTCACCTCAGGCAAACACTACTGGGAAGTGCAGGTAGGAGATAAGACAGAGTGGGAGTTGGGCATCTGTAAAGATTCAGTCAGCAGAAAGGGGaagctctcttcctcctctgaggATGTAAGGACAATAGTAGGCTGCACATGGGGAAATTATTTCCTCCTCTGGAATTCACAAATGGGCTCTCAGACCAGTCTGCCTATTCAAAAAGTGGGCATTTTTCTTGATTATGAAAAGGGACACATAGCATTTTATGATGTCACAGAAGGATCCCTTATCCACAGTTTCTCCAACATAGCCTTTGAAGGGCCTCTTCGCCCTTActtctctctttgtcttcctAATAAGGAAAGTAGACCTGGATCACTCACTATCTGCACAGGAGAGTAA
- the LOC118852602 gene encoding ELL-associated factor 1-like, with product MDAGASLENGGRRGRTWRCLEAASPGGKGAGKHTANLLLDREPHVLKLGESFAKRPKSLYHTIRYDVKPEATGTSGDGELQLGKGDEVTITLPRVAGSTPATTVFKGNKRPYETDCVLIINHDTGEYVLEKLCSRIQVKKMRTEGSGGIQARKQQQPPAGAPFRAPVKAPAGPKAPPVQGDLSAELQLNDFKRLLRAEMEVLEERSSGSGSSSSDSDSSRDSEGDEPAARAAPSQPPHQHLSPRNPVAKGPGRPRGNQELMDILRNDLRLSDSGSDSDDERTSFLPPSLC from the coding sequence ATGGATGCAGGAGCCAGCTTGGAAAACGGCGGGCGCAGGGGTCGGACCTGGCGCTGTCTGGAGGCCGCTTCCCCAGGCGGTAAAGGGGCCGGGAAGCACACCGCGAACCTGCTGCTGGACCGCGAGCCGCACGTCCTGAAGCTGGGCGAGAGCTTCGCCAAGAGGCCCAAGTCCCTCTACCACACCATCCGCTATGATGTGAAACCAGAAGCCACAGGCACTTCAGGTGATGGAGAACTCCAGCTTGGAAAAGGAGATGAAGTCACAATTACGCTACCACGCGTTGCTGGGTCGACGCCTGCGACGACTGTGTTCAAAGGCAACAAAAGACCATATGAGACAGACTGTGTTCTCATCATCAATCACGACACTGGGGAATACGTGCTGGAAAAACTCTGTAGCCGCATCCAGGTCAAGAAGATGAGAACCGAGGGAAGCGGCGGAATCCAGGcgcggaagcaacaacagccccCTGCTGGGGCACCATTTCGAGCGCCAGTGAAAGCACCGGCTGGACCCAAAGCCCCTCCTGTGCAAGGCGACCTTTCAGCTGAACTCCAATTGAATGACTTTAAGAGACTGCTGAGAGCAGAGATGGAAGTCCTGGAAGAGAGGAGCAGCGGCAGCGGGAGCAGCTCGTCCGACTCCGACAGCTCCCGGGACAGCGAAGGGGACGAGCCGGCCGCCCGGGCCGCCCCCTCCCAGCCTCCTCACCAGCACCTCAGTCCCAGAAACCCTGTGGCCAAGGGCCCCGGCCGGCCTCGGGGAAACCAGGAGCTGATGGATATCCTGCGAAATGACTTACGATTGAGTGACTCTGGCAGTGACAGCGATGACGAGCGGACGAGCTTCCTGCCTCCGTCTCTTTGCTAG